One Lepus europaeus isolate LE1 chromosome X, mLepTim1.pri, whole genome shotgun sequence genomic window carries:
- the UBQLN2 gene encoding ubiquilin-2 yields MAENGESSGPPRPSRGPGAAQGSAATPAEPKIIKVTVKTPKEKEEFAVPENSSVQQFKEAISKRFKSQTDQLVLIFAGKILKDQDTLMQHGIHDGLTVHLVIKSQNRPQGQSTTQASSAAGTTTTSASTPRSNSTPISTNSNPFGLGSLGGLAGLSSLGLSSTSFSELQSQMQQQLMASPEMMIQIMENPFVQSMLSNPDLMRQLIMANPQMQQLIQRNPEISHLLNNPDIMRQTLEIARNPAMMQEMMRNQDLALSNLESIPGGYNALRRMYTDIQEPMLNAAQEQFGGNPFASVGSSSSSGEGTQPSRTENRDPLPNPWAPPPATQSSATTSTTTSSGSGSGSGSSNATGNTVAAANYVASIFSTPGMQSLLQQITENPQLIQNMLSAPYMRSMMQSLSQNPDLAAQMMLNSPLFTANPQLQEQMRPQLPAFLQQMQNPDTLSAMSNPRAMQALMQIQQGLQTLATEAPGLIPSFTPGVGVGVLGTAIGPVGPVTPIGPIGPIVPFTPIGPIGPIGPTGPAGTPGSSGSGGSTGPNVSNSAPSETTSPTSEAGPNQQFIQQMVQALAGANPPQLPNPEVRFQQQLEQLNAMGFLNREANLQALIATGGDINAAIERLLGSQPS; encoded by the coding sequence ATGGCTGAGAATGGCGAAAGCAGCGGCCCCCCGCGCCCCTCCCGCGGCCCTGGTGCGGCCCAAGGCTCGGCCGCCACACCGGCCGAGCCCAAAATCATTAAAGTCACTGTGAAGACCCCCAAAGAGAAAGAGGAGTTCGCAGTGCCCGAAAATAGCTCGGTCCAGCAGTTTAAGGAAGCGATTTCGAAACGCTTCAAATCTCAAACCGATCAGCTAGTGCTGATTTTTGCCGGAAAGATCTTAAAAGATCAAGATACCTTGATGCAGCATGGCATCCATGATGGACTGACTGTTCACCTTGTCATCAAAAGCCAGAATCGACCTCAGGGCCAGTCCACTACACAGGCTAGCAGTGCCGCGGGAACTACTACTACCTCGGCGTCGACTCCCAGGAGTAACTCCACACCTATTTCCACAAATAGCAACCCTTTTGGGTTGGGGAGCCTGGGAGGACTTGCAGGCCTTAGCAGCCTAGGCTTGAGCTCAACCAGCTTCTCTGAGCTCCAGAGCCAGATGCAGCAGCAGCTCATGGCCAGCCCTGAAATGATGATCCAAATTATGGAAAATCCCTTTGTTCAGAGTATGCTTTCGAATCCTGATCTGATGAGGCAGCTCATTATGGCCAATCCACAGATGCAACAATTGATTCAGAGAAATCCAGAAATCAGTCACCTGCTCAACAACCCAGATATAATGAGGCAGACCCTTGAAATTGCCAGGAATCCAGCCATGATGCAAGAGATGATGAGAAATCAAGACCTGGCTCTCAGCAATCTCGAAAGCatcccaggtggctacaatgcaCTACGGCGCATGTACACTGACATTCAAGAACCGATGCTGAATGCCGCACAAGAGCAGTTTGGGGGTAATCCGTTTGCCTCGGTCGGGAGCAGTTCCTCCTCTGGAGAAGGTACTCAGCCTTCCCGCACAGAAAATCGAGATCCACTACCTAATCCATGGGCGCCACCACCGGCCACACAGAGTTCTGCGACCACCAGCACGACCACAAGCAGTGGAAGTGGATCTGGCAGTGGCTCCAGCAATGCTACTGGGAACACCGTGGCTGCAGCTAATTATGTCGCCAGCATCTTCAGTACTCCAGGAATGCAGAGTCTGCTGCAACAGATAACAGAAAACCCCCAGCTGATTCAGAATATGCTGTCTGCACCCTACATGAGAAGCATGATGCAGTCACTGAGCCAGAATCCGGATTTGGCTGCACAGATGATGCTGAATAGCCCTCTATTCACTGCAAATCCTCAGCTGCAGGAGCAGATGCGTCCACAGCTCCCAGCTTTCCTGCAGCAGATGCAGAATCCAGACACACTATCAGCCATGTCAAACCCAAGAGCAATGCAGGCTTTAATGCAGATCCAGCAGGGGCTACAGACATTAGCCACTGAAGCCCCTGGCCTCATCCCAAGCTTCACTCCAGGTGTGGGAGTGGGAGTGCTGGGAACCGCCATAGGCCCGGTAGGCCCGGTCACTCCCATAGGCCCCATAGGCCCTATAGTCCCTTTTACCCCGATAGGCCCCATTGGGCCCATAGGACCCACTGGTCCAGCAGGCACCCCCGGGTCCAGTGGCTCTGGTGGCTCCACTGGGCCCAACGTGTCCAACTCTGCACCCAGTGAAACCACGAGTCCAACATCAGAAGCTGGACCAAACCAGCAGTTCATTCAGCAAATGGTGCAGGCTCTGGCTGGAGCAAATCCTCCACAGCTGCCGAATCCAGAAGTCAGATTTCAGCAGCAACTGGAACAGCTCAACGCAATGGGGTTCTTAAATCGTGAAGCAAACTTGCAGGCTCTAATAGCAACAGGAGGCGACATCAATGCAGCCATTGAGAGGCTGCTGGGCTCGCAGCCCTCGTAA